One Triticum dicoccoides isolate Atlit2015 ecotype Zavitan chromosome 4B, WEW_v2.0, whole genome shotgun sequence genomic window carries:
- the LOC119292374 gene encoding serine/threonine-protein kinase fray2-like isoform X2 yields MVRGGSMRRPSLAAVSEPAAPEFTLSADDYRLMEEVGFGANAVVYRAIFLPANRTIAVKCLDLDRINSNLDDVRKEAQIMKLIDHPNVIKAYCSFVVDHNLWVIMPFMAEGSCLHLMKVAHPDGLEEPVICSILKETLKALAYLHGQGHIHRDVKAGNILVDSPGVVKLGDFGVSACLFDRGDRQRSRNTFVGTPCWMAPEVLQPGTGYNFKADIWSFGITALELAHGHAPFSKYPPMKVLLMTLQNAPPGLDYDRDRKFSKSFKEMVAMCLVKDQTKRPTAEKLLKHSFFKNTKAPQLTVKSILTDLPPLWDRVKALQQKDAAHLASSEQEALSMSEYQRGVSAWHFDIEDLKAQALLINDDDPPELKEDDDIARITEVDKGTSFESHFGQSTLLNGNNHSERTCTTAVNPGGNGPETSDVFTSDLGNADSPRMVDGHTKQGSENGSLSSTSKQGSEGGNHRSEVRQRQRTFSGPVMYSGTRSSSLIERGYIIDKDAGARSPNKQKSDTGRIDDLSGPLSLSTRASANSLSAPIRSSGGYVGSLGDKPRVEIKGRFSVTSENVDLAKVQEIPVVKISPKPQEVRTQVSTMKRSASVGAWPVKAKSMSNSHHRREFRDSSVSASILIPHLENLVQQTTFQQDIITNLMSNLQQNEKPNGPQTRVQTMVGDTGVETGSAERERKLLSKVFELQSRMISLTDELIASKLKHVELQEELNTLYCQEETGETREDDSGDL; encoded by the exons ATGGTGAGGGGCGGGAGCATGCGCCGGCCGTCTCTGGCGGCGGTCTCGGAGCCCGCGGCGCCGGAGTTCACCCTGTCGGCGGACGACTACAGGCTCATGGAGGAGGTGGGCTTCGGCGCCAACGCCGTCGTCTACCGCGCAATCTTCCTCCCCGCCAACCGCACCATCGCCGTCAAGTGCCTCGATCTCGATCGAATCAACAGTAACCTC GATGATGTTCGCAAGGAGGCTCAGATCATGAAATTGATAGACCATCCTAACGTCATCAAGGCTTATTGCTCATTTGTTGTCGACCACAACCTTTGGGTCATAATGCCCTTCATGGCAGAGGGTTCATGTTTACACCTAATGAAGGTCGCACATCCTGACGGCCTGGAGGAGCCTGTCATCTGCTCTATTCTTAAAGAAACACTCAAGGCTCTCGCTTACCTCCATGGCCAAGGACATATCCACCGAGATGTTAAG GCGGGCAATATCCTTGTTGATAGCCCTGGTGTAGTGAAGCTTGGGGACTTTGGCGTATCTGCTTGCTTGTTTGACAGAGGCGATAGGCAAAGATCCAGGAATACATTTGTGGGAACACCGTGCTG GATGGCTCCAGAAGTTCTCCAGCCTGGAACCGGTTATAATTTCAA AGCTGATATTTGGTCATTTGGAATAActgcactggagcttgcacatggcCACGCTCCCTTCTCTAAGTACCCTCCCATGAAG GTTCTTCTCATGACCCTTCAAAATGCACCACCAGGTCTTGACTATGACCGTGATAGAAAATTCTCAAAG TCTTTCAAGGAAATGGTTGCAATGTGCTTGGTAAAAGATCAAACTAAGAGGCCAACAGCTGAGAAGTTACTAAAGCATTCGTTTTTCAAGAACACAAAGGCCCCACAGCTGACAGTTAAGAGCATCTTAACCGATTTGCCCCCTCTGTGGGATCGTGTGAAGGCACTCCAG CAAAAAGATGCAGCACACCTGGCTTCATCCGAACAGGAAGCACTTTCCATG AGTGAGTATCAACGAGGTGTCAGTGCATGGCACTTTGATATTGAGGATCTGAAGGCTCAAGCATTACTG ATTAATGATGACGATCCACCTGAATTGAAGGAAGATGATGACATCGCCCGAATAACTGAAGTTGATAag GGCACATCTTTTGAGAGTCATTTTGGACAATCAACGCTTCTGAATGGAAATAACCACAG TGAACGAACTTGTACCACTGCAGTAAATCCAGGTGGAAATGGCCCTGAAACAAGTGATGTATTCACTTCTGACCTTGGCAATGCTGATAGTCCAAGGATGGTTGATGGACACACAAAGCAAGGATCAGAAAATGGTTCATTGTCCTCTACATCGAAGCAAGGTTCTGAGGGTGGAAATCACAGGAGTGAAGTTAGACAAAGACAAAGGACATTCTCTGGTCCGGTTATGTATTCCGGTACCCGCAGTAGTTCACTGATTGAAAGAGGTTATATTATTGATAA GGATGCAGGAGCTCGATCACCTAATAAACAAAAGAGTGACACGGGAAGAATCGATGATCTTAGTGGTCCGCTTTCACTTTCAACTCGTGCTTCTGCAAATAGTCTGTCTGCCCCTATTCGGTCTTCTGGAG GATATGTGGGCTCCTTGGGAGACAAGCCTAGGGTGGAAATAAAAGGCCGATTTTCCGTAACATCCGAAAATGTGGATCTGGCGAAG GTTCAGGAAATTCCAGTGGTCAAAATTTCACCTAAACCACAGGAGGTAAGAACTCAGGTCTCTACAATGAAAAGATCAGCCAGTGTTGGTGCTTGGCCAGTGAAGGCTAAGTCAATG TCTAATAGTCATCATCGAAGGGAATTCCGTGACAGCTCAGTATCTGCATCAATTCTGATTCCCCATCTTGAAAACCTTGTACAGCAGACCACATTCCAGCAA GATATCATCACGAACCTAATGAGTAACTTGCAACAGAATGAGAAACCCAATG GGCCGCAGACTAGAGTTCAGACTATGGTGGGTGATACAGGG GTTGAAACGGGCAGTGCTGAGAGAGAACGGAAACTACTTTCTAAAGTATTCGAATTACAGTCAAG
- the LOC119292374 gene encoding serine/threonine-protein kinase fray2-like isoform X1, with protein MVRGGSMRRPSLAAVSEPAAPEFTLSADDYRLMEEVGFGANAVVYRAIFLPANRTIAVKCLDLDRINSNLDDVRKEAQIMKLIDHPNVIKAYCSFVVDHNLWVIMPFMAEGSCLHLMKVAHPDGLEEPVICSILKETLKALAYLHGQGHIHRDVKAGNILVDSPGVVKLGDFGVSACLFDRGDRQRSRNTFVGTPCWMAPEVLQPGTGYNFKADIWSFGITALELAHGHAPFSKYPPMKVLLMTLQNAPPGLDYDRDRKFSKSFKEMVAMCLVKDQTKRPTAEKLLKHSFFKNTKAPQLTVKSILTDLPPLWDRVKALQQKDAAHLASSEQEALSMSEYQRGVSAWHFDIEDLKAQALLINDDDPPELKEDDDIARITEVDKGTSFESHFGQSTLLNGNNHRLNHERTCTTAVNPGGNGPETSDVFTSDLGNADSPRMVDGHTKQGSENGSLSSTSKQGSEGGNHRSEVRQRQRTFSGPVMYSGTRSSSLIERGYIIDKDAGARSPNKQKSDTGRIDDLSGPLSLSTRASANSLSAPIRSSGGYVGSLGDKPRVEIKGRFSVTSENVDLAKVQEIPVVKISPKPQEVRTQVSTMKRSASVGAWPVKAKSMSNSHHRREFRDSSVSASILIPHLENLVQQTTFQQDIITNLMSNLQQNEKPNGPQTRVQTMVGDTGVETGSAERERKLLSKVFELQSRMISLTDELIASKLKHVELQEELNTLYCQEETGETREDDSGDL; from the exons ATGGTGAGGGGCGGGAGCATGCGCCGGCCGTCTCTGGCGGCGGTCTCGGAGCCCGCGGCGCCGGAGTTCACCCTGTCGGCGGACGACTACAGGCTCATGGAGGAGGTGGGCTTCGGCGCCAACGCCGTCGTCTACCGCGCAATCTTCCTCCCCGCCAACCGCACCATCGCCGTCAAGTGCCTCGATCTCGATCGAATCAACAGTAACCTC GATGATGTTCGCAAGGAGGCTCAGATCATGAAATTGATAGACCATCCTAACGTCATCAAGGCTTATTGCTCATTTGTTGTCGACCACAACCTTTGGGTCATAATGCCCTTCATGGCAGAGGGTTCATGTTTACACCTAATGAAGGTCGCACATCCTGACGGCCTGGAGGAGCCTGTCATCTGCTCTATTCTTAAAGAAACACTCAAGGCTCTCGCTTACCTCCATGGCCAAGGACATATCCACCGAGATGTTAAG GCGGGCAATATCCTTGTTGATAGCCCTGGTGTAGTGAAGCTTGGGGACTTTGGCGTATCTGCTTGCTTGTTTGACAGAGGCGATAGGCAAAGATCCAGGAATACATTTGTGGGAACACCGTGCTG GATGGCTCCAGAAGTTCTCCAGCCTGGAACCGGTTATAATTTCAA AGCTGATATTTGGTCATTTGGAATAActgcactggagcttgcacatggcCACGCTCCCTTCTCTAAGTACCCTCCCATGAAG GTTCTTCTCATGACCCTTCAAAATGCACCACCAGGTCTTGACTATGACCGTGATAGAAAATTCTCAAAG TCTTTCAAGGAAATGGTTGCAATGTGCTTGGTAAAAGATCAAACTAAGAGGCCAACAGCTGAGAAGTTACTAAAGCATTCGTTTTTCAAGAACACAAAGGCCCCACAGCTGACAGTTAAGAGCATCTTAACCGATTTGCCCCCTCTGTGGGATCGTGTGAAGGCACTCCAG CAAAAAGATGCAGCACACCTGGCTTCATCCGAACAGGAAGCACTTTCCATG AGTGAGTATCAACGAGGTGTCAGTGCATGGCACTTTGATATTGAGGATCTGAAGGCTCAAGCATTACTG ATTAATGATGACGATCCACCTGAATTGAAGGAAGATGATGACATCGCCCGAATAACTGAAGTTGATAag GGCACATCTTTTGAGAGTCATTTTGGACAATCAACGCTTCTGAATGGAAATAACCACAGGTTGAATCA TGAACGAACTTGTACCACTGCAGTAAATCCAGGTGGAAATGGCCCTGAAACAAGTGATGTATTCACTTCTGACCTTGGCAATGCTGATAGTCCAAGGATGGTTGATGGACACACAAAGCAAGGATCAGAAAATGGTTCATTGTCCTCTACATCGAAGCAAGGTTCTGAGGGTGGAAATCACAGGAGTGAAGTTAGACAAAGACAAAGGACATTCTCTGGTCCGGTTATGTATTCCGGTACCCGCAGTAGTTCACTGATTGAAAGAGGTTATATTATTGATAA GGATGCAGGAGCTCGATCACCTAATAAACAAAAGAGTGACACGGGAAGAATCGATGATCTTAGTGGTCCGCTTTCACTTTCAACTCGTGCTTCTGCAAATAGTCTGTCTGCCCCTATTCGGTCTTCTGGAG GATATGTGGGCTCCTTGGGAGACAAGCCTAGGGTGGAAATAAAAGGCCGATTTTCCGTAACATCCGAAAATGTGGATCTGGCGAAG GTTCAGGAAATTCCAGTGGTCAAAATTTCACCTAAACCACAGGAGGTAAGAACTCAGGTCTCTACAATGAAAAGATCAGCCAGTGTTGGTGCTTGGCCAGTGAAGGCTAAGTCAATG TCTAATAGTCATCATCGAAGGGAATTCCGTGACAGCTCAGTATCTGCATCAATTCTGATTCCCCATCTTGAAAACCTTGTACAGCAGACCACATTCCAGCAA GATATCATCACGAACCTAATGAGTAACTTGCAACAGAATGAGAAACCCAATG GGCCGCAGACTAGAGTTCAGACTATGGTGGGTGATACAGGG GTTGAAACGGGCAGTGCTGAGAGAGAACGGAAACTACTTTCTAAAGTATTCGAATTACAGTCAAG
- the LOC119292374 gene encoding serine/threonine-protein kinase BLUS1-like isoform X3, with product MVRGGSMRRPSLAAVSEPAAPEFTLSADDYRLMEEVGFGANAVVYRAIFLPANRTIAVKCLDLDRINSNLDDVRKEAQIMKLIDHPNVIKAYCSFVVDHNLWVIMPFMAEGSCLHLMKVAHPDGLEEPVICSILKETLKALAYLHGQGHIHRDVKAGNILVDSPGVVKLGDFGVSACLFDRGDRQRSRNTFVGTPCWMAPEVLQPGTGYNFKADIWSFGITALELAHGHAPFSKYPPMKVLLMTLQNAPPGLDYDRDRKFSKSFKEMVAMCLVKDQTKRPTAEKLLKHSFFKNTKAPQLTVKSILTDLPPLWDRVKALQQKDAAHLASSEQEALSMSEYQRGVSAWHFDIEDLKAQALLINDDDPPELKEDDDIARITEVDKGTSFESHFGQSTLLNGNNHRLNHERTCTTAVNPGGNGPETSDVFTSDLGNADSPRMVDGHTKQGSENGSLSSTSKQGSEGGNHRSEVRQRQRTFSGPVMYSGTRSSSLIERGYIIDKDAGARSPNKQKSDTGRIDDLSGPLSLSTRASANSLSAPIRSSGGYVGSLGDKPRVEIKGRFSVTSENVDLAKVQEIPVVKISPKPQESNSHHRREFRDSSVSASILIPHLENLVQQTTFQQDIITNLMSNLQQNEKPNGPQTRVQTMVGDTGVETGSAERERKLLSKVFELQSRMISLTDELIASKLKHVELQEELNTLYCQEETGETREDDSGDL from the exons ATGGTGAGGGGCGGGAGCATGCGCCGGCCGTCTCTGGCGGCGGTCTCGGAGCCCGCGGCGCCGGAGTTCACCCTGTCGGCGGACGACTACAGGCTCATGGAGGAGGTGGGCTTCGGCGCCAACGCCGTCGTCTACCGCGCAATCTTCCTCCCCGCCAACCGCACCATCGCCGTCAAGTGCCTCGATCTCGATCGAATCAACAGTAACCTC GATGATGTTCGCAAGGAGGCTCAGATCATGAAATTGATAGACCATCCTAACGTCATCAAGGCTTATTGCTCATTTGTTGTCGACCACAACCTTTGGGTCATAATGCCCTTCATGGCAGAGGGTTCATGTTTACACCTAATGAAGGTCGCACATCCTGACGGCCTGGAGGAGCCTGTCATCTGCTCTATTCTTAAAGAAACACTCAAGGCTCTCGCTTACCTCCATGGCCAAGGACATATCCACCGAGATGTTAAG GCGGGCAATATCCTTGTTGATAGCCCTGGTGTAGTGAAGCTTGGGGACTTTGGCGTATCTGCTTGCTTGTTTGACAGAGGCGATAGGCAAAGATCCAGGAATACATTTGTGGGAACACCGTGCTG GATGGCTCCAGAAGTTCTCCAGCCTGGAACCGGTTATAATTTCAA AGCTGATATTTGGTCATTTGGAATAActgcactggagcttgcacatggcCACGCTCCCTTCTCTAAGTACCCTCCCATGAAG GTTCTTCTCATGACCCTTCAAAATGCACCACCAGGTCTTGACTATGACCGTGATAGAAAATTCTCAAAG TCTTTCAAGGAAATGGTTGCAATGTGCTTGGTAAAAGATCAAACTAAGAGGCCAACAGCTGAGAAGTTACTAAAGCATTCGTTTTTCAAGAACACAAAGGCCCCACAGCTGACAGTTAAGAGCATCTTAACCGATTTGCCCCCTCTGTGGGATCGTGTGAAGGCACTCCAG CAAAAAGATGCAGCACACCTGGCTTCATCCGAACAGGAAGCACTTTCCATG AGTGAGTATCAACGAGGTGTCAGTGCATGGCACTTTGATATTGAGGATCTGAAGGCTCAAGCATTACTG ATTAATGATGACGATCCACCTGAATTGAAGGAAGATGATGACATCGCCCGAATAACTGAAGTTGATAag GGCACATCTTTTGAGAGTCATTTTGGACAATCAACGCTTCTGAATGGAAATAACCACAGGTTGAATCA TGAACGAACTTGTACCACTGCAGTAAATCCAGGTGGAAATGGCCCTGAAACAAGTGATGTATTCACTTCTGACCTTGGCAATGCTGATAGTCCAAGGATGGTTGATGGACACACAAAGCAAGGATCAGAAAATGGTTCATTGTCCTCTACATCGAAGCAAGGTTCTGAGGGTGGAAATCACAGGAGTGAAGTTAGACAAAGACAAAGGACATTCTCTGGTCCGGTTATGTATTCCGGTACCCGCAGTAGTTCACTGATTGAAAGAGGTTATATTATTGATAA GGATGCAGGAGCTCGATCACCTAATAAACAAAAGAGTGACACGGGAAGAATCGATGATCTTAGTGGTCCGCTTTCACTTTCAACTCGTGCTTCTGCAAATAGTCTGTCTGCCCCTATTCGGTCTTCTGGAG GATATGTGGGCTCCTTGGGAGACAAGCCTAGGGTGGAAATAAAAGGCCGATTTTCCGTAACATCCGAAAATGTGGATCTGGCGAAG GTTCAGGAAATTCCAGTGGTCAAAATTTCACCTAAACCACAGGAG TCTAATAGTCATCATCGAAGGGAATTCCGTGACAGCTCAGTATCTGCATCAATTCTGATTCCCCATCTTGAAAACCTTGTACAGCAGACCACATTCCAGCAA GATATCATCACGAACCTAATGAGTAACTTGCAACAGAATGAGAAACCCAATG GGCCGCAGACTAGAGTTCAGACTATGGTGGGTGATACAGGG GTTGAAACGGGCAGTGCTGAGAGAGAACGGAAACTACTTTCTAAAGTATTCGAATTACAGTCAAG